Proteins found in one Diorhabda carinulata isolate Delta chromosome 11, icDioCari1.1, whole genome shotgun sequence genomic segment:
- the LOC130899723 gene encoding uncharacterized protein LOC130899723 yields the protein MRVDFTVMGFQKILLVIIIIQGISSYYIYNADTNQVLSYATLNNLPEGFKIIRAPKYLSRRNKKTDTRGLSCPKQKFICDEPYAKSSTYQFECEYDTQCPNNYLCCSQNCFKHKVCSKGVFRSIKNPYWTSNSKNNSISLDAESKKCQKWPFPCSNIYPESFSYPFKCESDTQCPKYYLCCRQNCFKHKICSKEVVYVEELRKTEKTAKTTTLDGGTTQNSDSSTADSDYSTADSDYSTADSDFSTADSDYSTADSDYSTVNFDGSNADSDFSTADSDYSTVNFDSSTADSETSTANFDDSIADSESSTADSDVSTADSDSSTLDPNAIYPEFFYSESVEVLNEDYSEGK from the exons ATGAGAGTAGATTTTACAG ttatgggatttcaaaaaattctattagtgattattattattcaagGAATCTCTTCGTATTATATTTACAACGCAGATACAAATCAAGTTCTATCTTACGCTACATTAAATAACTTACCGGAAGGATTCAAAATTATACGAGCTCCTAAATATTTATCCAGACGAAATAAAA AAACTGATACCCGGGGACTGAGTTGTCCTAAACAGAAATTCATCTGTGACGAACCGTATGCTAAATCATCAACGTACCAATTCGAATGTGAATACGATACTCAATGTCCGAACAATTACTTGTGTTGTAGTCAAAATTGCTTCAAACACAAAGTTTGCTCGAAAGGCGTATTCAGAAGCATTAAAAACCCATATTGGACTTCTAACTCCAAAAACAATTCGATTTCTTTAGACGCCGAATcgaaaaaatgccaaaaatggCCGTTTCcttgttcaaatatttatccTGAAAGTTTTTCATATCCATTTAAATGCGAATCTGATACACAATgtccaaaatattatttgtgcTGTCgacaaaattgttttaaacataaaatttgttcaaaggAAGTTGTGTACGTAGAAGAATtgagaaaaacagaaaaaactgcTAAAACTACTACCCTAGATGGCGGAACAACGCAAAATTCCGATAGTTCCACTGCGGATTCCGATTATTCAACTGCGGATTCCGATTATTCAACTGCGGATTCCGATTTTTCAACTGCGGATTCCGATTATTCAACTGCAGATTCCGATTATTCAACTGTGAATTTCGATGGTTCAAATGCGGATTCCGATTTTTCAACTGCGGATTCCGATTATTCAACTGTGAATTTCGATAGTTCAACTGCGGATTCCGAAACTTCAACTGCGAATTTCGATGATTCAATTGCGGACTCCGAAAGTTCAACTGCGGATTCCGATGTTTCAACTGCGGATTCCGATAGTTCAACTTTGGATCCGAATGCAATTTAtccagaatttttttatagtgaaAGTGTCGAAGTCCTCAACGAGGATTATAGCGAAGGAAAATAG
- the LOC130899728 gene encoding uncharacterized protein LOC130899728, with protein sequence MKVIFYFIFGLYQSAIGDQLFDLMIKPEDYGADDIVDQSGDGSFEDYNQNGSGYQTTDDEDFFNDPRGFSTVSNKSNDDNDDDDDDVDNGSGYFKLDITYNVSAEMNSTVEQSDKDSNKEGWEFEANEIKEVNCVSKESPNEINADVIEIIRSKNMKCRIFTNEISDNIIIYC encoded by the coding sequence ATGAAGGTAATTTTCTACTTCATTTTCGGACTGTATCAAAGCGCGATCGGTGACCAGCTATTCGACTTAATGATAAAACCCGAAGACTACGGAGCAGATGACATCGTCGACCAAAGCGGAGACGGATCCTTCGAGGATTATAATCAAAATGGTAGCGGATACCAGACGACGGATGATGAAGATTTCTTCAACGATCCACGTGGATTTTCAACCGTTTCGAATAAATCGAACGacgataatgatgatgatgatgatgatgttgaTAACGGAAGCGGATATTTCAAGCTCGATATTACGTATAATGTTTCCGCGGAAATGAATTCGACCGTTGAACAATCGGATAAAGATTCGAACAAAGAAGGTTGGGAATTTGAGGCGAATGAAATTAAGGAAGTCAATTGCGTTTCTAAGGAAAGCCCAAATGAAATAAACGCGGATGTAATCGAAATAATAAgaagtaaaaatatgaaatgtcgtATATTTACTaatgaaattagtgataatatcattatatattgttag
- the LOC130899720 gene encoding mucin-2-like, with protein sequence MRSNFYFIVFVLVEAHTQKYFYKWNGHYFDIIYSDRPIGNFQEVKSPKTFKQKHADRGERPGRCVLGEFRCTEPYPREETSQFECTADYQCPRAFKCCETKCFVHKICQPSVDYEEIPPAELQQPTTKIPSATSETIDDINSKTPEESPQDVTGIADELQEKIHHQSVSTVSEMKSTTTETTSKLMNSIDSEQTETESAVNINEITEDTTASILVETDKETTVSNNNITEDLLEETSSEIPSTISLATESMKLTSSTDGNSFPVHTDGKTTVSIIKIPEDLEEKSSIGTVSTISSNSVSLSTKRETAIDDIGITEDIEDEENNEKVSTIFLATETMKLSSSTDGNSFPVHTDEETTVSIIKITEDLEEKSSIGTVSTISSNSVSLSTKRETAIDDIGITEDIEDEEQNKKASTVSPATETMKLSSSTDGNSFPVHTDGKTTVSIIKITEDLEEKSSIGTVSTISSNSVSVSTEKETVIDDIGITEDIEDEENNEKASTVSLATETMKLSSSTDGNSFTVDTDGKTTVSIIKIPEDLEEKSSIGTVSTISSNSVSLSTKRETAIDYIGITEDIEDEENNEKASTVSLATETMKLSSSTDGNSFTVDTDGKTTVSIIKIPEDLEEKSSIGTVSTISSNSVSLSTKRETAIDDNKITEDIEDEENNEKASTVSLATETMKLSSSTDGNSFTVDTDGKTTVSIIKIPEDLEEKSSIGTVSTISSNSVSLSTKRETAIDYIGITEDIEDEENNEKASTVSLATETMKLSSSTDGNSFTVDTDGKTTVSIIKIPEDLEEKSSIGTVSTISSNSVSLSTKRETAIDDIGITEDIEDEEQNKKASTVSPATETMKLSSSTDGNSFPVHTDEETTVSIIKITEDLEEKTNSDAVSTKTEATLKKTETIDSFMEIPEELHQRTSSKLSKSTTTTPTVAKTSEEVQEETSTELVSTESPKTTATSNVTTTSVTKIPEGLEKTTSSESIETTIREEKQEEISSGWSKSTSEAIPKLSYSTESNRRKELTEITINIKDTIIETKETDATIINIETTKEKLKEESEVTSTSTIEISTEGFSDNDVKEKTEELEKLPSSVPETKHTGLVEEVDTDESTTDKNTDTTDIGITNDKTESISGINKNTITTDTKFRKGLEILDIIKKIIHNLRRMTLGTTKKIKDVSEGINDDVEDIKTTRDETTDVNEVTTPKEISITKIIDKEGSGGGTITDDEDNGDDDDDYGYYSGNGDNDKGDNAPNRPELPSEDDKRVTKLPIKAEDEDDKNDEDNYNYGDEDDYGENDDYDDDYNDDNYDDYESKENDETDNDNEKI encoded by the exons ATGAGAAGCAATTTCTATTTTATCGTCTTCGTTCTTGTGGAAGCGCACACACAAAAGTATTTCTACAAATGGAACGGCCACTATTTCGATATTATTTATTCGGACAGACCAATTGGAAACTTCCAGGAAGTCAAATCTCCGAAAACCTTCAAGCAAAAACATGCCGACAGAGGAG AACGACCGGGAAGATGCGTTCTCGGCGAATTTCGATGCACCGAACCGTATCCAAGGGAAGAAACGTCGCAATTTGAGTGCACCGCCGATTACCAATGTCCGAGAGCTTTTAAATGTTGCGAAACTAAATGTTTCGTTCATAAAATTTGCCAACCGAGTGTAGATTACGAAGAAATACCTCCAGCGGAGCTTCAACAACCAACTACAAAAATTCCAAGTGCGACAAGTGAAACAATCGATGATATTAATAGTAAAACTCCAGAAGAATCACCACAAGATGTAACTGGAATAGCAGAtgaattacaagaaaaaattcatcatcAATCAGTATCAACAGTTTCAGAAATGAAATCTACAACAACAGAAACTACATCGAAATTGATGAATTCCATAGATTCAGAACAAACTGAGACTGAATCTGCtgttaatataaatgaaataacagAAGATACAACAGCTTCAATATTAGTTGAAACTGATAAAGAAACTACTGTCAGTAATAACAATATAACAGAAGATTTACTGGAAGAAACAAGCAGTGAAATACCATCTACAATATCCCTAGCAACAGAATCGATGAAATTAACGAGTTCAACAGATGGAAATTCGTTTCCGGTGCATACAGATGGAAAAACTACTGTCAGTATTATCAAAATACCAgaagatttagaagaaaaatcaaGTATTGGAACAGTTTCAACGATATCTTCGAATTCGGTATCGTTATCAACGAAAAGAGAAACTGCTATCGATGATATTGGAATAACAGAAGatatagaagatgaagaaaacaatgaaaaagtatCTACAATATTCCTAGCAACGGAAACGATGAAATTATCGAGTTCAACAGATGGAAATTCGTTTCCAGTGCATACAGATGAAGAAACTACTGTcagtattatcaaaataacagaagatttagaagaaaaatcaaGTATTGGAACAGTTTCAACGATATCTTCGAATTCGGTATCGTTATCAACGAAAAGAGAAACTGCTATCGATGATATTGGAATAACAGAAGATATAGAAGATGAAGAACAGAATAAAAAAGCATCTACAGTATCCCCAGCAACGGAAACGATGAAATTATCGAGTTCAACAGATGGAAATTCGTTTCCGGTGCATACAGATGGAAAAACTACTGTcagtattatcaaaataacagaagatttagaagaaaaatcaaGTATTGGAACAGTTTCAACGATATCTTCGAATTCGGTATCGGTATCAACAGAAAAAGAAACAGTTATCGATGATATTGGAATAACAGAAGatatagaagatgaagaaaacaatgaaaaagcaTCTACAGTATCCCTAGCAACGGAAACGATGAAATTATCGAGTTCAACAGATGGAAATTCGTTTACAGTAGATACAGATGGAAAAACTACTGTCAGTATTATCAAAATACCAgaagatttagaagaaaaatcaaGTATTGGAACAGTTTCAACGATATCTTCGAATTCGGTATCGTTATCAACGAAAAGAGAAACTGCTATCGATTATATTGGAATAACAGAAGatatagaagatgaagaaaacaatgaaaaagcaTCTACAGTATCCCTAGCAACAGAAACGATGAAATTATCGAGTTCAACAGATGGAAATTCATTTACAGTAGATACAGATGGAAAAACTACTGTCAGTATTATCAAAATACCAgaagatttagaagaaaaatcaaGTATTGGAACAGTTTCAACGATATCTTCGAATTCGGTATCGTTATCAACGAAAAGAGAAACTGCTATCgatgataataaaataacagaagatatagaagatgaagaaaacaatgaaaaagcaTCTACAGTATCCCTAGCAACGGAAACGATGAAATTATCGAGTTCAACAGATGGAAATTCGTTTACAGTAGATACAGATGGAAAAACTACTGTCAGTATTATCAAAATACCAgaagatttagaagaaaaatcaaGTATTGGAACAGTTTCAACGATATCTTCGAATTCGGTATCGTTATCAACGAAAAGAGAAACTGCTATCGATTATATTGGAATAACAGAAGatatagaagatgaagaaaacaatgaaaaagcaTCTACAGTATCCCTAGCAACAGAAACGATGAAATTATCGAGTTCAACAGATGGAAATTCATTTACAGTAGATACAGATGGAAAAACTACTGTCAGTATTATCAAAATACCAgaagatttagaagaaaaatcaaGTATTGGAACAGTTTCAACGATATCTTCGAATTCGGTATCGTTATCAACGAAAAGAGAAACTGCTATCGATGATATTGGAATAACAGAAGATATAGAAGATGAAGAACAGAATAAAAAAGCATCTACAGTATCCCCAGCAACGGAAACGATGAAATTATCGAGTTCAACAGATGGAAATTCGTTTCCAGTGCATACAGATGAAGAAACTACTGTcagtattatcaaaataacagaagatttagaagaaaaaacgAACAGTGATGCAGTATCTACAAAAACAGAAGCTACACTAAAAAAGACAGAAACTATTGATAGTTTTATGGAAATACCAGAGGAATTACATCAAAGAACAAGCtccaaattatcaaaatcaacAACAACTACTCCCACTGTTGCAAAAACATCAGAAGAAGTACAAGAAGAAACCAGCACTGAATTAGTATCTACAGAATCCCCCAAAACAACAGCTACGTCAAACGTAACCACTACGAGTGTTACGAAAATACCAGAAGGATTAGAAAAAACGACAAGTAGTGAATCTATTGAAACTACTATAAGAGAAGagaaacaagaagaaataaGTAGCGGATGGTCAAAATCTACGTCTGAAGCTATACCAAAATTATCGTATTCAACAGAATCGAATAGAAGAAAGGAACTAACagaaataactataaatatcaAAGATACGATTatagaaactaaagaaacagacgcaacaattattaatatcgaaacaacaaaagaaaaactgaaagaagAATCAGAAGTAACAAGTACGAGTACGATAGAAATATCAACTGAAGGATTTAGCGATAACGATGTTAAAGAAAAAACGGAGGAGCTGGAAAAGCTACCGAGTAGCGTTCCGGAAACTAAACATACCGGACTAGTCGAAGAAGTAGATACAGACGAAAGTACTACCGATAAAAATACAGATACCACAGATATCGGTATCACCAACGATAAAACCGAATCGATTTCCGggataaacaaaaatacaattacTACAGACACAAAATTTAGAAAGGGATTAGAAATATTggatataatcaaaaaaataatccacAATCTGCGAAGAATGACGCTTGGAACAACGAAAAAGATAAAAGACGTTTCGGAAGGAATTAACGACGATGTAGAAGATATAAAAACGACAAGAGACGAAACTACAGATGTTAATGAAGTTACTACTCCGAAGGaaatttcaattacaaagaTCATAGATAAAGAGGGTAGCGGTGGAGGAACTATTACAGATGACGAAGATAACGGCGACGACGATGACGATTACGGATATTACAGTGGAAATGGTGACAACGATAAAGGGGATAATGCACCCAATAGACCAGAACTACCATCAGAAGACGATAAACGCGTTACCAAACTTCCCATAAAAGCCGAAGATGAAGACGATAAAAACGACGAAGACAATTATAATTATGGCGATGAAGATGATTACGGAGAAAACGACGATTACGATGATGATTATAACGATGATAATTACGATGATTACGAATCGAAAGAAAATGACGAAACCGATAATGATAACGAAAAAATCTGA
- the LOC130899726 gene encoding enhancer of split mbeta protein-like, translated as MAPTSFSTNMSELNEEPISRTYQYRKVMKPMLERKRRARINRCLDELKELMVTALQNEGENVSKLEKADILELTVRHLHNLKSHHQLVLSPEQSYADRFRAGFTQCAQEVTHFITNPSDVVDPDAGRKLLQHLGACVRQLDYVSHNFNVHYTQKNNLVSVSSNTKTKGNSAPMWRPW; from the coding sequence GCCTACTTCGTTTAGCACGAATATGAGTGAATTGAACGAGGAACCGATTTCTCGGACGTACCAATACAGAAAAGTGATGAAACCGATGttagaaagaaaaagaagagcCAGGATAAACAGGTGTTTGGACGAATTGAAGGAACTGATGGTGACGGCTCTACAAAACGAAGGCGAAAACGTATCGAAATTGGAAAAAGCCGATATATTAGAATTGACGGTTCGCCATTTGCATAATTTGAAAAGTCATCATCAATTGGTTTTGTCTCCGGAACAATCGTACGCGGATCGATTTCGCGCGGGATTTACGCAATGCGCTCAAGAGGTGACGCATTTTATAACGAATCCATCGGACGTCGTGGATCCCGATGCCGGTAGGAAACTTCTGCAGCATCTCGGCGCTTGTGTACGTCAATTGGATTACGTGTCGCACAATTTCAACGTTCACTACAcgcagaaaaataatttggtttcCGTATCGTCGAATACGAAGACAAAAGGTAATTCGGCGCCTATGTGGAGACCGTGGtga